Proteins encoded within one genomic window of Sphingomonas cannabina:
- a CDS encoding glycoside hydrolase family 15 protein, which produces MTATLDLWPIGNCQVSALVDRAGRFVWGCVPRVDGEPVFSSLLDAAPRAGEGARGFWEIDLEDCAATEQSYLRNTPILVTKHTDRQGNAIEVIDFCPRFHRSGRAYRPVAFARIVRPIQGSPRIRIRLRPARDWGAEDAPTTRGSNHIRYLLADMTLRLTTTAPVGWVEDERLFRVERPLHFFLGPDESFTDDLRVALETMLDRTAQEWREWVRSLATPLEWQEAVIRAAITLKLCQHEETGAIVAALTTSIPEHANSQRNWDYRYCWIRDAYYTVQALNRLGALDVLETYLEYLRNIVDNARGGHIQPLYGVGGEARLEERVAEGLTGYRGMGPVRVGNQAYEQVQHDAYGQIVLSSTQSFFDQRLLRMGGVPDFEALETVGERAWEVYDKPDAGLWELRTKSHIHTYSAAMCWAACDRLANAAAALGLGERSQFWQDRADRIRERIEGAAWREDSKRLSATFGGDDLDASIIQLLDLRFLPPDDARFRGTLVAVEEGLRRGSYMLRYATEDDFGLPETAFNVCTFWLIEALHATGRVDDARQLFEEMLARRTPPGLLSEDIDPQSGELWGNYPQTYSLVGLINCAVLLSKPWSSIR; this is translated from the coding sequence ATGACCGCGACGCTCGACCTCTGGCCGATCGGCAATTGCCAGGTGTCGGCGCTGGTCGACCGCGCCGGACGGTTCGTGTGGGGCTGCGTGCCGCGGGTCGACGGGGAGCCGGTATTCTCCTCGCTGCTCGACGCGGCGCCCCGCGCCGGCGAGGGTGCGCGCGGCTTCTGGGAGATCGACCTGGAGGACTGCGCCGCGACCGAGCAGAGCTATCTGCGCAACACCCCGATCCTGGTGACGAAGCACACCGACCGGCAGGGCAATGCGATCGAGGTGATCGATTTCTGCCCGCGCTTCCACCGCAGCGGGCGCGCCTACCGCCCGGTCGCCTTCGCCAGGATCGTGCGGCCGATCCAGGGATCGCCGCGTATCCGCATCCGCCTGAGACCCGCCCGCGACTGGGGGGCGGAGGACGCGCCGACTACGCGCGGATCGAACCATATCCGCTACCTCCTCGCCGACATGACGCTCAGGCTCACCACCACCGCGCCGGTCGGCTGGGTCGAGGACGAGCGGCTGTTCCGGGTCGAGCGGCCGCTGCATTTCTTCCTGGGCCCCGACGAGAGCTTCACCGACGACCTGCGCGTCGCGCTGGAGACGATGCTCGACCGCACCGCGCAGGAATGGCGCGAATGGGTGCGCAGCCTCGCCACGCCGCTCGAATGGCAGGAGGCGGTGATCCGCGCGGCGATCACGCTCAAGCTGTGCCAGCATGAGGAGACGGGGGCGATCGTCGCCGCGCTCACCACCTCGATCCCCGAGCATGCGAACTCGCAGCGCAACTGGGACTATCGCTACTGCTGGATCCGTGACGCCTATTACACGGTGCAGGCGCTCAACCGGCTGGGCGCGCTCGACGTCTTGGAGACCTATCTCGAATACCTCCGCAACATCGTCGACAACGCCCGCGGCGGGCATATCCAGCCGCTCTACGGCGTCGGCGGCGAGGCGCGGCTGGAGGAGCGGGTGGCCGAGGGGCTGACCGGCTATCGCGGCATGGGGCCGGTGCGGGTCGGCAACCAGGCCTATGAGCAGGTCCAGCACGACGCCTATGGTCAGATCGTCCTCTCCAGCACGCAGAGCTTCTTCGACCAAAGGCTGCTGCGGATGGGCGGCGTGCCCGACTTCGAGGCGCTGGAGACGGTCGGCGAGCGGGCCTGGGAGGTATACGACAAGCCCGATGCGGGGCTGTGGGAGCTCAGGACCAAGAGCCATATCCATACCTATTCGGCGGCGATGTGCTGGGCGGCGTGCGACCGGCTCGCCAATGCCGCGGCGGCGCTGGGGCTCGGCGAGCGGTCGCAGTTCTGGCAGGACCGCGCCGACCGCATCCGGGAGCGGATCGAGGGTGCGGCGTGGCGGGAGGACAGCAAGCGCCTGTCCGCGACCTTCGGCGGCGACGACCTCGATGCCAGCATCATCCAGCTGCTCGACCTCCGCTTCCTGCCGCCGGACGACGCCCGCTTCCGCGGCACTTTGGTCGCGGTCGAGGAGGGCCTCCGGCGCGGCAGCTACATGCTGCGCTACGCCACCGAGGACGACTTCGGCCTGCCCGAGACCGCGTTCAACGTCTGCACCTTCTGGCTGATCGAGGCGCTGCACGCGACCGGGCGCGTCGACGACGCGCGGCAGCTGT
- the otsB gene encoding trehalose-phosphatase, translating into MVVAAKTVLPAPPTTLLDGASLFLDLDGTLLDLIDRPEEVVADEALRALLLRLTERLDGRVAVVSGRSLAQLDTILGSVCDAIALSGSHGCEHRWRGVLAQPVRPASLDRVAEAFRRFAGDHPGVMVEGKSYGVGLHYRLAPMVEASALALAETLADEHGLQLQPGKMMAEVRVPGGDKGVAVRRLMSRPPMAGTRPLFLGDDVTDEAGFEAARALGGSGVLVGAGRETAAQYRLTDPKAVRAWLAEALA; encoded by the coding sequence ATCGTCGTCGCTGCCAAGACTGTCCTTCCCGCGCCGCCGACGACCCTGCTCGACGGCGCCAGCCTGTTCCTCGACCTCGACGGCACGCTGCTCGACCTGATCGACCGGCCCGAGGAGGTCGTCGCCGACGAGGCTTTGCGCGCGCTGCTGCTCAGGCTGACCGAGCGGCTCGACGGGCGCGTTGCGGTGGTGAGCGGGCGGTCGCTCGCGCAGCTCGACACGATCCTCGGCTCGGTGTGCGACGCGATCGCGCTGTCGGGCAGCCACGGGTGCGAGCATCGCTGGCGCGGCGTGCTCGCCCAGCCGGTGCGGCCGGCATCGCTCGATCGCGTCGCCGAGGCGTTCCGACGCTTCGCGGGCGACCACCCGGGCGTGATGGTCGAGGGCAAGAGCTATGGCGTCGGTCTCCATTATCGCCTCGCTCCCATGGTCGAAGCATCCGCGCTGGCGCTGGCCGAGACGCTGGCCGATGAGCATGGCCTCCAGCTCCAGCCCGGCAAGATGATGGCCGAGGTGCGCGTGCCGGGCGGCGACAAGGGGGTGGCGGTGCGGCGGCTGATGAGCCGGCCGCCGATGGCGGGAACGCGGCCGCTGTTCCTGGGCGACGACGTGACCGACGAGGCCGGGTTCGAGGCGGCGCGGGCGCTCGGCGGCAGCGGCGTGCTGGTCGGTGCCGGGCGCGAGACGGCGGCGCAGTATCGCCTGACCGACCCCAAGGCGGTGCGCGCCTGGCTGGCGGAGGCGCTGGCATGA
- a CDS encoding response regulator yields the protein MAKRVLVVEDNELNLKLFCDLLRAHGYAAEPVRDGREAVARARSFAPDLVVMDIQLPHVSGLELIGQMKRDPHLRPVPVMAVTAYAGRDDEERIRAAGANAYVSKPISVIRFIEEVRALVPEAPEPAAA from the coding sequence GTGGCAAAAAGAGTGCTCGTTGTCGAGGACAACGAACTCAATCTGAAGCTGTTCTGCGACTTGCTTCGCGCGCACGGCTATGCGGCCGAGCCGGTGCGCGACGGGCGCGAGGCGGTGGCGCGCGCACGGAGCTTCGCGCCCGATCTGGTGGTGATGGACATTCAGCTCCCCCATGTCAGCGGGCTCGAGCTGATCGGGCAGATGAAGCGCGACCCGCACTTGAGGCCCGTGCCGGTGATGGCGGTGACCGCCTATGCCGGCCGCGACGACGAGGAACGCATCCGCGCAGCCGGCGCCAACGCCTATGTGTCGAAGCCGATCTCGGTGATCCGCTTCATCGAGGAAGTGCGCGCGCTGGTGCCCGAGGCGCCGGAGCCGGCGGCGGCGTAG
- a CDS encoding DUF3572 family protein, producing the protein MPAAETNHMTLALHALAWTVAEPGRADRLLALTGLTPADLRASADRPATLAAVLGFLEAHEPDLIACAAAIDTTPVALVAARRELEA; encoded by the coding sequence ATGCCTGCCGCGGAAACAAACCACATGACGCTCGCGCTCCATGCGCTCGCCTGGACGGTGGCCGAACCGGGCCGCGCCGACCGGCTGCTGGCGCTGACCGGGCTCACCCCGGCGGATCTGCGCGCATCCGCCGACCGGCCGGCCACCCTGGCGGCGGTGCTGGGCTTCCTCGAGGCGCACGAACCCGACCTGATCGCCTGCGCCGCGGCGATCGACACCACCCCCGTGGCGCTGGTCGCCGCCCGCCGGGAGCTGGAGGCATGA
- a CDS encoding HAD family hydrolase, producing MSRPLLICDCDEVLLHMVRHFGVWLREHHDIAFDATEGRFAMTRADGSVVPGEEMWTLLDHFFPAEMSRQTLVPHAREALERLGAGADIVVLTNLGDHCRDARIAQLAAHGIPHRVECNQGGKGTPVARLIAEYRPSVTVFVDDLPTHHESVAKHVPEVHRLHMVSEPDLAPRVSPAPHAHARIDDWREAAEWIAARFAAGMPAEPIPSIEGAQP from the coding sequence ATGAGCCGTCCGCTCCTCATCTGCGACTGCGACGAGGTGCTGCTGCACATGGTGCGGCACTTCGGCGTATGGCTGCGCGAGCATCACGACATCGCCTTCGATGCCACCGAGGGCCGCTTCGCCATGACCCGCGCCGACGGCAGCGTGGTGCCGGGCGAGGAGATGTGGACGCTGCTCGACCATTTCTTCCCGGCCGAGATGAGCCGCCAGACGCTGGTGCCGCACGCTCGCGAAGCGCTGGAGCGGCTCGGCGCCGGGGCGGACATCGTCGTCCTCACCAACCTCGGCGATCATTGCCGCGACGCCCGCATCGCCCAGCTCGCCGCGCACGGCATCCCTCACCGCGTCGAGTGCAACCAGGGCGGCAAGGGCACCCCGGTCGCGCGGCTGATCGCCGAGTACCGGCCGAGCGTGACCGTGTTCGTCGACGACCTGCCGACCCACCACGAATCGGTCGCGAAGCACGTGCCCGAGGTCCATCGCCTGCACATGGTGTCGGAGCCCGACCTGGCGCCGCGCGTCTCCCCCGCGCCGCACGCCCATGCCCGCATCGACGACTGGCGCGAGGCGGCCGAGTGGATCGCCGCCCGCTTCGCCGCGGGCATGCCCGCGGAGCCCATCCCATCCATCGAAGGAGCCCAGCCATGA
- a CDS encoding RidA family protein, whose amino-acid sequence MTTAIDRKLAELGLTLPEAAAPIAAYVPTVEAGGLLHISGQLPFKDGQVMTGRLGDDRDLAYGQEAAQRCALMLAAQIKAALGGFDRVDRIVKLGVFINSAPDFTDQPQVANGASELMQALFGEAGRHARSAVGVPALPRGAAVEVDAIVALRPNSLD is encoded by the coding sequence ATGACCACCGCGATCGACCGCAAGCTCGCCGAGCTCGGCCTCACCCTGCCCGAGGCGGCGGCGCCGATCGCCGCCTATGTGCCGACGGTCGAGGCGGGCGGGCTGCTCCACATCTCGGGCCAGCTGCCGTTCAAGGACGGCCAGGTGATGACCGGCCGCCTCGGCGACGACCGCGACCTCGCCTATGGCCAGGAAGCGGCGCAGCGCTGCGCGCTGATGCTGGCCGCGCAGATCAAGGCGGCGCTCGGCGGGTTCGACCGCGTCGACCGCATCGTCAAGCTCGGTGTGTTCATCAACAGCGCCCCCGACTTCACCGACCAGCCGCAGGTCGCCAACGGCGCCTCGGAGCTGATGCAGGCGCTGTTCGGCGAGGCGGGCCGCCATGCCCGCAGCGCCGTGGGTGTGCCCGCATTGCCGCGCGGCGCCGCGGTCGAGGTCGACGCGATCGTCGCACTGCGGCCGAACTCGCTGGATTAA
- a CDS encoding TorF family putative porin, which translates to MRFSTLALGTIAFLAANPAMAQEETAPPKPITITGSVTAITDYRFRGATQTNGDPAIQGTLNVNHSSGFYVGTFLSSIDGGADGSTPALTNYGDVEVDLYGGFTKTLPSGLGFDVGLLYYWYADGAKSVNTDFFEPYASVNYTVGPANLKVGGNYAWGGQKGLNFTPGNDDSLYLYGEASVAIPKTPITLKGHFGRTKGSLGLLNPTIADDSYLDWSLTAEAVGGPLKVGVSYVDTDITNGVVPGIGHYAHELGRGSTVLGYVAFSF; encoded by the coding sequence ATGCGTTTCTCGACTCTCGCGCTCGGCACGATCGCGTTTCTCGCCGCCAATCCTGCCATGGCGCAGGAGGAGACGGCGCCGCCCAAGCCCATCACCATCACCGGCAGCGTCACCGCGATCACCGACTATCGCTTCCGCGGCGCCACCCAGACCAACGGCGATCCGGCGATCCAGGGCACGCTCAACGTCAACCATTCATCGGGCTTCTATGTCGGCACCTTCCTGTCGTCGATCGACGGCGGGGCGGACGGCAGCACCCCTGCGCTCACCAACTACGGCGACGTCGAGGTCGACCTCTACGGCGGCTTCACCAAGACGCTGCCGAGCGGCCTCGGCTTCGACGTCGGCCTGCTCTATTACTGGTACGCCGACGGGGCGAAGAGCGTGAACACCGACTTCTTCGAGCCCTATGCCTCGGTCAACTACACCGTCGGCCCGGCCAATCTGAAGGTCGGCGGCAACTATGCCTGGGGTGGACAGAAGGGCCTGAACTTCACGCCCGGCAACGACGACAGCCTCTATCTCTACGGCGAGGCCTCGGTCGCGATCCCGAAGACGCCGATCACGCTGAAGGGCCATTTCGGCCGCACCAAGGGCTCGCTCGGCCTGCTCAACCCGACCATCGCCGACGACAGCTATCTCGACTGGTCGCTCACCGCCGAGGCGGTCGGCGGGCCGCTCAAGGTGGGCGTGAGCTACGTCGATACCGACATCACCAACGGGGTCGTCCCCGGCATCGGCCATTATGCGCATGAGCTCGGCCGCGGTTCGACCGTGCTCGGCTACGTGGCGTTCAGCTTCTGA